In Humulus lupulus chromosome 7, drHumLupu1.1, whole genome shotgun sequence, the following are encoded in one genomic region:
- the LOC133788757 gene encoding G2/mitotic-specific cyclin S13-7, with translation MATKATLVVPHQQLQREGGKKIVPVEGRNRQVLKDIGNLVKGRAPEGKHHDQKPQVEKKNKKPIVEENGATTKVDQKNGDENTKPVSGRRLKEGIPKKKTFTSTLSARSKAACGINNKPKDEIVNIDAKDADNELAVVEYIDELYNFYKLSEDETKVIDYMGLQPDINAKMRSILIDWLIEVHHKFELMPETLYLTINIVDRFLSMKVVPRRELQLVGISSMLLASKYEEIWAPEVNDFVCISDNAYVKEQILVMEKAILVKLGWYLTVPTPYVFLVRYIKASVPDEDEELENMVFFFAELGVMHYSSVIAHCASAIAASAVYAARCTLERKPVWTETLEHNTGYSENQLIDCAKLLVGFHSGAAESKLKAVFKKYSSTKSGAVALHSPAKGLLAESSS, from the exons ATGGCTACCAAAGCTACTCTAGTTGTGCCTCACCAACAACTTCAAAGAG AGGGAGGTAAGAAGATTGTACCGGTTGAAGGAAGAAACAGGCAAGTTCTTAAAGATATTGGTAATTTAGTCAAAGGTAGAGCTCCAGAGGGGAAACACCATGATCAGAAGCCTCAAGTAGAGAAGAAGAACAAG AAACCAATCGTTGAAGAAAATGGTGCCACAACAAAGGTTGATCAAAAGAATGGAGATGAAAATACCAAACCGGTCAGCGGAAGACGATTGAAGGAAGGGATACCAAAGAAGAAGACTTTTACATCCACCCTCAGTGCTCGAAGCAAG GCTGCGTGTGGAATTAATAATAAGCCTAAGGATGAGATAGTGAATATTgacgcaaaagatgctgataacGAGTTGGCTGTAGTTGAGTACATTGATGAACTTTATAACTTTTACAAGCTCTCTGAG GATGAAACCAAAGTGATTGACTACATGGGTTTACAGCCAGATATAAATGCTAAAATGAGATCAATCCTAATTGATTGGTTAATTGAAGTTCATCACAAATTTGAACTCATGCCTGAGACCCTCTACCTTACCATAAACATTGTGGACCGATTCCTCTCAATGAAGGTCGTTCCAAGGAGGGAGTTGCAGTTGGTTGGCATCAGCTCAATGCTCCTTGCTAGCAAGTATGAAGAAATATGGGCACCAGAG GTTAATGACTTTGTTTGCATTTCTGACAATGCCTATGTGAAAGAACAGATTTTAGTGATGGAGAAGGCAATCTTAGTAAAGTTGGGATGGTACTTAACAGTTCCCACACCCTATGTCTTCCTTGTTAGATACATTAAAGCCTCAGTTCCTGATGAAGATGAGGAG TTGGAGAATATGGTGTTTTTCTTTGCTGAACTTGGTGTTATGCACTACTCTTCTGTAATTGCACATTGTGCTTCAGCCATTGCTGCTTCAGCTGTTTATGCAGCAAGATGCACACTTGAGAGAAAACCAGTTTGGACTGAAACTCTTGAGCATAATACTGGCTATTCTGAAAATCAACTGAT TGATTGTGCAAAGCTGTTAGTGGGCTTTCATTCTGGTGCAGCAGAGAGTAAGCTAAAGGCAGTGTTTAAGAAATACTCGAGTACAAAGTCCGGTGCTGTTGCTCTTCATTCTCCAGCTAAAGGACTTTTAGCTGAATCATCATCCTGA
- the LOC133788759 gene encoding molybdopterin synthase catalytic subunit — MAAEEQTLVEILEEHIPIDFSKYINYVSAPQAGAIATFSGTTRDTFEGKDVVELRYEAYVPMALKCVNTICSSARSSWNLHSMAVAHRLGPVPVGETSVFIAVSSVHRADALEACKYVIDEVKALVPIWKKEVYSNGEVWKENSEFLERRLEDGGKDEDNGSLKEVEVHRHERKKGCCGAKVKVIESGKDEVNHERKSCCGSKVKVIDGGRKC, encoded by the coding sequence ATGGCTGCTGAAGAGCAAACTCTGGTAGAGATCTTAGAGGAGCACATcccaattgatttctccaaataCATCAATTATGTCAGTGCTCCACAAGCTGGTGCCATAGCAACATTTTCTGGTACAACAAGGGACACTTTTGAGGGCAAAGATGTGGTGGAGCTAAGATATGAAGCATATGTGCCCATGGCTCTGAAATGCGTCAATACCATATGCTCATCTGCAAGATCATCCTGGAACCTCCATTCCATGGCGGTTGCCCACCGCCTTGGGCCAGTTCCTGTTGGTGAAACGAGTGTCTTCATTGCGGTGTCATCTGTTCACAGAGCAGATGCATTGGAGGCTTGCAAGTATGTGATCGATGAGGTGAAGGCATTGGTTCCTATTTGGAAGAAAGAGGTTTATTCAAATGGTGAGGTTTGGAAGGAGAATTCCGAGTTCTTGGAGAGAAGGTTGGAGGATGGTGGGAAGGATGAAGATAATGGAAGCCTTAAAGAAGTTGAGGTTCATAGGCATGAGAGGAAGAAAGGGTGTTGTGGTGCTAAGGTTAAGGTGATTGAGAGTGGAAAGGATGAGGTTAATCATGAGAGGAAGAGCTGTTGTGGCTCTAAGGTTAAGGTGATTGATGGTGGGAGGAAGTGCTGA